In Pseudobacter ginsenosidimutans, the following are encoded in one genomic region:
- the queD gene encoding 6-carboxytetrahydropterin synthase QueD, translated as MLIYKEFTFDSAHFLPNVPDGHKCKEMHGHTYRLRVWIEGKPDPQLGWVMDFAVLKKIIKPVVSTLDHKCLNNIPGLSNPTCELIAVWIWDQLKPSIPAMKRLELHETPTSGVVYEGE; from the coding sequence ATGCTCATCTACAAAGAATTTACATTCGATTCCGCCCATTTCTTACCCAATGTACCGGACGGACATAAATGCAAGGAGATGCATGGCCATACCTATCGCCTTCGCGTATGGATCGAAGGCAAGCCTGATCCGCAACTCGGATGGGTAATGGACTTTGCAGTACTGAAGAAGATCATCAAACCTGTAGTGTCCACACTGGACCATAAATGTCTCAATAATATTCCCGGCCTTTCCAATCCCACCTGCGAGCTGATCGCGGTCTGGATCTGGGACCAGTTGAAACCCTCCATCCCCGCCATGAAGCGGCTGGAACTGCACGAAACGCCCACCTCGGGCGTAGTGTACGAAGGAGAATGA
- a CDS encoding DoxX family protein — MGTLQQIHNWSLTHHPRWLVVIRVALGLCLFIKGYSFMINSAELDLLLQNSRLAAQNDAISIFVTWAHLLGGVMIIVGLFTRWAVALQIPILLGALIFITTQQGIFAAGSMFPLTIVTFLLLLFFLVEGGGPISLDHFFKHHQA, encoded by the coding sequence ATGGGTACGCTTCAACAAATCCATAACTGGAGCTTAACGCATCACCCGCGCTGGCTGGTAGTCATCCGGGTTGCACTGGGATTATGTTTATTCATCAAGGGCTACTCCTTCATGATCAACTCTGCAGAACTGGATCTCCTGTTACAGAACAGCCGCCTGGCAGCACAAAATGATGCCATATCCATCTTTGTTACCTGGGCGCATTTGCTGGGTGGAGTGATGATCATTGTTGGCCTGTTCACCCGTTGGGCTGTGGCGCTTCAAATCCCCATTCTGCTGGGTGCGCTGATCTTCATCACCACACAACAGGGAATTTTCGCAGCAGGGTCTATGTTCCCACTTACGATAGTAACTTTTCTGCTGCTGTTATTTTTCCTGGTGGAAGGTGGCGGTCCCATTTCGCTGGACCATTTCTTCAAACATCACCAGGCGTAG
- a CDS encoding M61 family metallopeptidase produces the protein MKKSLSLFFFLLVIASLQAQQISYSVSFPNITHHEAQISLNVTGIGTKQKTAVFRMSRSSPGRYATHEFGKNVYDVKAFGKNNKPLTITRTDGDVYEVQHTDGQIRLEYTLYANHPDGTYAGIDATSIHFNMPAAFMWIKGYDKTPISVKFNIPEGKQWSIATQLKPTNDSTAFTAPGLQYFMDSPTKIGSLTWKEWSLTNPSGKSYRIRFAFEGSSSDSLLTAFTNKVKRITEQSMAVYGELPDFDHGTYTFIASINPWVKGDGMEHRNSTVISIPINFDGNNELLDVFAHEFFHCWNVERIRPKTLEPFNFEKSNMSNELWFAEGFTQYYGDLLTERAGCMSEEDYLRVMGSLINTKVNTQGAKRFSPVEVSRHAVFVDAGVAIDKSNYVNMYTSYYPYGAAIALALDLELRSRFNNLTLDNYMTAVWKKYGKTEIPYNVDGLQDVLAQLTGNKQFASDFFSKYIKGHEPLDYAPLLEKAGLLLKRSNEGKAWVGNVQWRDGANSLTIASNTVNGTPLYNAGLDVDDQILSLNGKPLRKQSDLTELLKSHKPGDRLDIEYDHRGSKTSTKIVLAENPAFIVVPAEKANAAAVEFRKKLLGSR, from the coding sequence ATGAAGAAATCTCTATCCTTGTTCTTTTTCCTGCTGGTGATCGCTTCACTGCAGGCACAACAGATCAGCTATTCAGTTTCCTTCCCCAATATCACGCACCACGAGGCACAGATCAGTCTCAACGTAACCGGCATCGGCACCAAACAAAAGACGGCTGTCTTCCGCATGAGCCGCTCTTCACCCGGCCGTTATGCCACCCACGAATTCGGAAAGAATGTGTACGACGTGAAGGCCTTCGGCAAGAATAACAAACCACTCACCATTACCCGAACAGACGGAGATGTGTACGAAGTTCAGCATACAGACGGACAGATCCGCCTCGAGTATACGCTCTATGCCAATCATCCTGACGGCACTTATGCAGGGATCGATGCCACCAGCATTCATTTCAATATGCCTGCAGCTTTCATGTGGATCAAGGGATATGATAAAACACCCATCTCTGTAAAATTCAATATCCCTGAAGGCAAACAATGGAGCATTGCCACACAACTCAAGCCCACCAACGATTCCACGGCTTTCACAGCACCAGGCCTTCAGTATTTCATGGACAGTCCAACAAAGATCGGCTCCCTCACCTGGAAGGAATGGAGTCTCACCAATCCTTCCGGTAAATCATACAGGATCCGTTTTGCTTTCGAAGGCAGCAGCTCAGACAGCCTGCTCACTGCATTCACCAATAAAGTGAAACGCATCACCGAACAATCGATGGCAGTATACGGAGAACTGCCCGATTTCGATCATGGCACCTACACATTCATTGCCAGCATCAATCCCTGGGTGAAAGGCGATGGCATGGAGCATCGCAATTCCACGGTGATCAGTATTCCCATCAATTTCGATGGCAACAATGAATTGCTGGATGTATTCGCACATGAATTCTTTCACTGCTGGAATGTAGAGCGCATCCGCCCGAAAACGCTGGAGCCTTTCAATTTCGAGAAAAGCAATATGAGCAATGAGCTCTGGTTTGCTGAAGGCTTCACACAATACTACGGCGACCTGCTCACCGAACGTGCAGGCTGCATGAGCGAAGAAGATTATCTCCGCGTAATGGGCAGTCTCATCAACACCAAAGTAAATACGCAGGGCGCGAAGCGCTTCTCTCCCGTGGAAGTGAGCCGCCATGCGGTTTTCGTAGATGCCGGCGTTGCAATCGACAAAAGCAATTACGTGAACATGTACACTTCCTACTATCCGTATGGAGCCGCCATTGCGCTGGCCCTTGACCTGGAATTGCGCAGCCGGTTCAACAATCTTACGCTCGACAACTACATGACTGCCGTGTGGAAGAAATACGGTAAAACAGAGATCCCCTACAATGTAGACGGTTTGCAGGATGTACTGGCCCAGCTAACGGGCAACAAACAATTCGCTTCCGATTTCTTTTCCAAATACATCAAAGGACATGAACCGCTTGATTACGCTCCGCTTCTCGAAAAAGCCGGGCTCCTGCTGAAAAGGTCCAACGAAGGAAAAGCCTGGGTTGGAAATGTACAATGGAGGGATGGCGCAAACTCGCTCACTATCGCTTCCAATACTGTGAACGGAACGCCGCTCTATAATGCTGGTCTCGATGTGGATGATCAGATCCTCTCATTGAATGGTAAGCCGCTTCGCAAGCAATCCGATCTCACCGAGCTCTTGAAATCCCACAAACCTGGTGACAGGCTCGACATCGAATATGATCATCGCGGCAGCAAGACCAGTACAAAAATTGTGCTGGCCGAAAATCCGGCATTCATTGTGGTGCCTGCTGAAAAAGCAAATGCAGCAGCGGTTGAATTCAGAAAAAAATTACTGGGCAGCCGGTAG